One region of Zingiber officinale cultivar Zhangliang chromosome 7B, Zo_v1.1, whole genome shotgun sequence genomic DNA includes:
- the LOC122005997 gene encoding calcium-dependent protein kinase 1-like isoform X1 produces the protein MGNNPSRRGRADSGKNRSHLRSTGSIGRVLRRPKEDVHSAYSFGRELGHGQFGVTSLVTHKTTGEMLACKSIATRKLTHADDLEDVRREVQIMHHLTGHRNIVELKGAYEDRSSVYLVMELCEGGELFDRIISRGHYSERAAASLCREIVNVVHCCHSMGVMHRDLKPENFLFLNTNEDSPLKATDFGLSTFFKPGELFKDVLGSAYYIAPEVLRKNYGPEADIWSAGVIVYILLSGVPPFWADNDQGIFSAILRGRLDFSSDPWPNISDSAKDLVKKMLRANPKERLTAAEILTHPWIREDGEAPDSPLDLTVMTRMKQFRAMNKLKKVALKVIAESLSEEEIIGLKEMFKSMDTDNSGTLTVEELRAGIPRLGNMGIKITESEVQQLMEAADVDGNGSIDYMEFITATMHMNRMEKEDHLYKAFQYFDKDQSGYITIEELEQALMDYNMGDQQTIKEIIAEVDINHRESNFGSIRFDSSGQSYSEFELDAIQRHHEVTRSIPVCDSKYFFIENC, from the exons ATGGGCAACAACCCCTCCCGGCGCGGCCGCGCCGACAGCGGCAAGAACCGCTCCCACCTCCGGAGCACTGGCAGCATCGGCCGCGTCCTACGCCGCCCCAAGGAGGACGTCCACTCCGCCTACTCATTCGGCCGGGAGCTCGGGCACGGCCAGTTCGGCGTCACCAGCTTGGTGACCCACAAGACCACGGGCGAGATGCTGGCCTGCAAGTCGATCGCCACCCGCAAGCTGACGCACGCCGATGACCTCGAGGACGTCCGCCGGGAGGTGCAGATCATGCACCACCTTACAGGCCACCGCAACATCGTCGAGCTCAAGGGCGCCTACGAGGACCGCTCCTCCGTCTACCTCGTCATGGAGCTGTGCGAGGGCGGAGAGCTCTTCGATCGCATCATTTCCCGCGGCCATTACTCCGAACGCGCAGCCGCCTCCCTATGCCGTGAGATCGTCAATGTGGTGCACTGCTGCCACTCGATGGGCGTTATGCATCGCGACCTCAAGCCTGAGAACTTCCTCTTTCTCAACACCAACGAGGACTCGCCGCTTAAGGCCACCGATTTCGGCCTCTCCACCTTCTTCAAACCCG GAGAATTATTCAAGGATGTTCTTGGTAGTGCGTACTATATTGCTCCTGAGGTATTGCGAAAGAATTATGGACCAGAGGCTGATATTTGGAGTGCTGGAGTGATCGTCTACATTCTTCTTTCTGGCGTTCCTCCTTTTTGGGCTG ATAACGACCAAGGCATTTTTTCTGCTATACTACGTGGGCGTTTGGATTTCTCATCCGATCCTTGGCCAAATATATCAGACAGTGCAAAAGATCTAGTGAAGAAAATGTTAAGAGCAAACCCAAAAGAACGACTTACAGCAGCTGAAATTCTCA CCCATCCATGGATAAGAGAAGATGGGGAAGCTCCTGATAGCCCACTTGACCTAACAGTTATGACTAGAATGAAGCAGTTCAGGGCCATGAACAAGCTTAAAAAAGTAGCCCTGAAG GTGATTGCTGAAAGCTTGTCAGAGGAAGAAATTATCGGTTTGAAGGAAATGTTCAAATCAATGGACACTGACAACAGTGGCACATTGACTGTCGAAGAACTGAGAGCTGGAATTCCCAGATTGGGTAACATGGGAATCAAGATTACTGAATCTGAAGTTCAGCAATTGATGGAAGCA GCAGATGTGGATGGAAATGGGTCTATTGATTATATGGAATTTATCACCGCTACAATGCATATGAACCGAATGGAAAAAGAAGATCATCTGTACAAGGCGTTCCAGTATTTTGACAAGGACCAGAGCGG ATACATCACCATTGAGGAACTGGAGCAAGCTCTCATGGATTACAACATGGGGGATCAACAAACAATTAAGGAGATAATTGCTGAAGTTGATATTAACCAT AGAGAATCAAATTTTGGTTCCATCAGGTTTGATTCTTCTGGACAAAGTTACAGTGAATTTGAACTCGACGCCATACAGCGACACCATGAGGTCACTCGGAGCATACCTGTGTgtgattcaaaatatttttttattgaaaattgctAA
- the LOC122005997 gene encoding calcium-dependent protein kinase 1-like isoform X2, which translates to MGNNPSRRGRADSGKNRSHLRSTGSIGRVLRRPKEDVHSAYSFGRELGHGQFGVTSLVTHKTTGEMLACKSIATRKLTHADDLEDVRREVQIMHHLTGHRNIVELKGAYEDRSSVYLVMELCEGGELFDRIISRGHYSERAAASLCREIVNVVHCCHSMGVMHRDLKPENFLFLNTNEDSPLKATDFGLSTFFKPGELFKDVLGSAYYIAPEVLRKNYGPEADIWSAGVIVYILLSGVPPFWADNDQGIFSAILRGRLDFSSDPWPNISDSAKDLVKKMLRANPKERLTAAEILTHPWIREDGEAPDSPLDLTVMTRMKQFRAMNKLKKVALKVIAESLSEEEIIGLKEMFKSMDTDNSGTLTVEELRAGIPRLGNMGIKITESEVQQLMEAADVDGNGSIDYMEFITATMHMNRMEKEDHLYKAFQYFDKDQSGYITIEELEQALMDYNMGDQQTIKEIIAEVDINHDGRINYEEFVTMMRNDS; encoded by the exons ATGGGCAACAACCCCTCCCGGCGCGGCCGCGCCGACAGCGGCAAGAACCGCTCCCACCTCCGGAGCACTGGCAGCATCGGCCGCGTCCTACGCCGCCCCAAGGAGGACGTCCACTCCGCCTACTCATTCGGCCGGGAGCTCGGGCACGGCCAGTTCGGCGTCACCAGCTTGGTGACCCACAAGACCACGGGCGAGATGCTGGCCTGCAAGTCGATCGCCACCCGCAAGCTGACGCACGCCGATGACCTCGAGGACGTCCGCCGGGAGGTGCAGATCATGCACCACCTTACAGGCCACCGCAACATCGTCGAGCTCAAGGGCGCCTACGAGGACCGCTCCTCCGTCTACCTCGTCATGGAGCTGTGCGAGGGCGGAGAGCTCTTCGATCGCATCATTTCCCGCGGCCATTACTCCGAACGCGCAGCCGCCTCCCTATGCCGTGAGATCGTCAATGTGGTGCACTGCTGCCACTCGATGGGCGTTATGCATCGCGACCTCAAGCCTGAGAACTTCCTCTTTCTCAACACCAACGAGGACTCGCCGCTTAAGGCCACCGATTTCGGCCTCTCCACCTTCTTCAAACCCG GAGAATTATTCAAGGATGTTCTTGGTAGTGCGTACTATATTGCTCCTGAGGTATTGCGAAAGAATTATGGACCAGAGGCTGATATTTGGAGTGCTGGAGTGATCGTCTACATTCTTCTTTCTGGCGTTCCTCCTTTTTGGGCTG ATAACGACCAAGGCATTTTTTCTGCTATACTACGTGGGCGTTTGGATTTCTCATCCGATCCTTGGCCAAATATATCAGACAGTGCAAAAGATCTAGTGAAGAAAATGTTAAGAGCAAACCCAAAAGAACGACTTACAGCAGCTGAAATTCTCA CCCATCCATGGATAAGAGAAGATGGGGAAGCTCCTGATAGCCCACTTGACCTAACAGTTATGACTAGAATGAAGCAGTTCAGGGCCATGAACAAGCTTAAAAAAGTAGCCCTGAAG GTGATTGCTGAAAGCTTGTCAGAGGAAGAAATTATCGGTTTGAAGGAAATGTTCAAATCAATGGACACTGACAACAGTGGCACATTGACTGTCGAAGAACTGAGAGCTGGAATTCCCAGATTGGGTAACATGGGAATCAAGATTACTGAATCTGAAGTTCAGCAATTGATGGAAGCA GCAGATGTGGATGGAAATGGGTCTATTGATTATATGGAATTTATCACCGCTACAATGCATATGAACCGAATGGAAAAAGAAGATCATCTGTACAAGGCGTTCCAGTATTTTGACAAGGACCAGAGCGG ATACATCACCATTGAGGAACTGGAGCAAGCTCTCATGGATTACAACATGGGGGATCAACAAACAATTAAGGAGATAATTGCTGAAGTTGATATTAACCAT GATGggagaatcaattatgaggagttCGTAACCATGATGAGGAATGACAGCTGA